The Pseudomonadota bacterium genomic interval GGCGATGGTGTCCTTCAGTGACACGTACTTGCCCGGTGTGCCGGTGAAGGTCTCGGCCACGAAGAACGGCTGCGACAGGAAGCGCTGGATCTTGCGCGCCCGGGTCACCACCAGCTTGTCCTGCTCCGACAGTTCGTCCATGCCGAGGATCGCGATGATGTCCTTCAATTCCTTGTAGCGCTGCAAGGTGCCCTGCACGGCGCGCGCGGTATCGTAGTGATCGGCGCCGATCACGTTCGGGTCGAGAATGCGCGAGGTGGAATCGAGCGGGTCCACAGCCGGGTAAATACCCAGCTCCGCAACCTGGCGCGACAGCACCAGCGTCGCATCCAGGTGCGCGAAGGTCGTGGCCGGCGACGGGTCGGTAAGGTCGTCCGCCGGCACGTACACCGCCTGGAACGAGGTGATGGAGCCGGTCTTGGTGGAGGTGATGCGCTCCTGCAGCACACCCATTTCCTCGGCTAGCGTCGGCTGATAGCCCACCGCGGACGGCATGCGGCCGAGCAGCGCGGACACCTCGGTACCGGCCAGCGTGTAGCGGTAGATGTTGTCGATGAACATCAGCACGTCACGGCCTTCGTCACGGAAATATTCCGCCATGGTCAGGCCGGTCAGCGCGACGCGCAGGCGATTGCCGGGCGGTTCGTTCATCTGGCCGTAAACCAGCGAGACCTTGTCGATGACGCCGCCTTCCTTCATCTCGTGGTAGAAGTCGTTGCCTTCGCGGGTACGCTCACCGACGCCCGCGAAAACCGAGTAGCCGGAGTGCTCGACGGCGATGTTGCGGATCAGCTCCATGAGCGTCACGGTCTTGCCCACGCCGGCGCCGCCGAACAGGCCGACCTTGCCGCCCTTGACGATCGGCATGATGAGGTCGATGACCTTGATGCCGGTTTCGAGAATCTCCAGCGCCGCTGCCTGCTCCGCGAAGGTCGGCGCCGGGCGGTGGATCGGCATGCTGGTCTCCGCGCCGATGTCGCCGGCCTCGTCCACCGGGTTGCCGAGCACGTCCATGATGCGGCCCAGGGTCTTGGTGCCGACCGGCACCTTGATCGGCTCGCCGGTGTTGAGCACCTCGAGACCGCGGCGCACGCCGTCGGTGGAACCCATGGCGATGGTGCGCACGATACCGTCGCCCAGCTGCTGCTGCACTTCCAGAGTCAGGTCCGCAGCGCTGACCTTGAGGGCGTCGTAGACCTTCGGCACGGCGTCGCGCGGGAATTCCACGTCGACGACGGCGCCGATAATTTCAACAATGTTGCCAGCACTCATGATGGTTTCCTCATAGCTCTAATCTTTGTTTGTTGTAGGAGCTCTGCGCAAGCGCGAATCTTTTCGAACAGACCGCGGCTGGCCCGCACCTACACCAAATAAATCCATTACACCGCTGCTGCGCCCCCGACGATCTCCGATATCTCCTGGGTAATCGCAGCCTGCCGCGCCTTGTTGTAGATCAGTTGCAGCTCGTCGATCAGGTTGCCGGCGTTATCGGTTGCCGCCTTCATGGCGACCATGCGCGCAGCCATCTCGCAGGCGACGTTTTCCACCACACCCTGGTAAACCAGAGACTCGATGTAGCGGATCATCAGCGCGTCCATGACCGGCTGCGAATCGGGCTCGTAGATATAGTCCCAGTGTATCTTCAGCTCTTCGTCCTCTTCCCCGGTCACCGGTATCAGCTGCTTGACCTCCGGCTCCTGGCTCATGGTGTTGAGGAAACGGTTGTGCACCAGATACAGGCGATCGATATCGCCGGCCTCGTAGGCATCCAGCATCACCTTCACGGTGCCGATCAGCTCGATGATCGACGGCTTGTCACCGAGGTGGGTTGCGGTGGACACGATATTGCCGCCCATGCGCTTGAAGAAGGAATTGGCCTTGCTGCCGATCAGCGTCAGGTCGATCCCGTAGCCGGCGGCAGTCCACTCCCGCATTGCCACGATGGCCTGCTTGAACAGGTTGATGTTCAGACCGCCGCACAGGCCGCGGTCGGTGGAGATGACGATGACCCCGACCCGTTTCACCGGGCGTTCGATCAGGTAGGGATGATGGTATTCGGGATGCGACTGCGCGACATGCGAAATCACCCGCTGAATGCGCTCGGCATACGGCCGCGTGGCCAGCATCCGGTCCTGCGCCTTGCGCATCTTGCTCGCAGCCACCATCTGCATCGCCTTGGTGATCTTCTGCGTGTTCTTGATACTCGCAATCTTGGTGCGGATTTCCTTCGCGCCTGCCATTTGCTCACCTGTTCCGGAATGCTGTAGGAGCGGACCGCGTCCGCGAGTTCAATTGCCTGCCGCGCAACGTACCCGGATGTACGAGTGCCGTGCGCGGCAGGAAGCCGGAAACGGCCCGACAACGCGCTCCTGTATCAGCAATCCCCATCGTTTACCACGTACCGGTTGCCTTGAAGTCTTCCACCGCGGACTTGAGCGCGGCCGCGATCTCGTCGTTGTAGTCGCCACTGGCGTTGATCTTGTCAATCAGCGCGGACTGGCTGGCGCGCATGTAGGCATGCAGCGCGTGTTCGAAGTCGACGACCTTGTTCAACGTGACATCGTCGAGGTAACCCTGATCGGCCGCGAACAGCGACACCGCCATCTCGGCCACGGTCAGCGGCGAATACTGCTTCTGCTTCATCAGCTCGGTCACGCGCTGACCGCGTTCCAGCTGCTTGCGGGTGGCCTCGTCGAGATCGGAGGCGAACTGGGAAAACGCCGCGAGCTCGCGGTACTGGGCCAGGGCGAGACGAATGCCGCCGCCGAGCTTCTTGATGATCTTGGTCTGCGCCGCGCCACCCACGCGCGACACCGACAGGCCGGCGTTGATGGCCGGGCGGATACCGGCGTTGAACAGGTCCGATTCCAGGAAGATCTGGCCGTCGGTAATGGAAATCACGTTGGTCGGCACAAACGCGGACACGTCACCGGCCTGCGTCTCGATGATCGGCAGCGCGGTCAGCGAACCGGTCCTGCCCTTGACCTCGCCGTTGGTGCGCTTCTCCACCTCGTGCGCATTGATGCGGGCGGCGCGCTCCAGCAGGCGTGAATGCAGGTAGAACACGTCGCCGGGGTAGGCCTCGCGCCCCGGCGGACGGCGCAGCAGCAGCGACACCTGGCGATAGGCCCAGGCCTGCTTGGTCAGATCATCGTAGATGATCAGCGCATCCTCGCCACGGTCGCGGAAATACTCGCCCATGGAGCAGCCGGAATACGGCGCGATGTACTGCATGGCAGCGGACTCGGCCGCGGCCGCAGCGACGATGATGGTGTGTTCCATCGCACCGAATTCCTCCAGCTTGCGCACCACGGTGGCGATGGAGGAATTCTTCTGGCCGATGGCAACGTAGATGCATTTGATGCCCGTGCCCTTCTGGTTGATGATGGCGTCGATCGCCACCGCGGTCTTGCCGGTCTGACGGTCGCCGATGATCAGCTCGCGCTGACCGCGCCCGATCGGCACCATCGAGTCGATTGCCTTGAGTCCGGTCTGCACCGGCTGGTCCACCGACTGACGCGCGATAACGCCCGGCGCGATCTTCTCGATCGGTGAGGTCAGGCTCGATTCGATCGGCCCCTTGCCGTCGATCGGGTTGCCGAGCGAGTCGACCACGCGACCCAGCAGGGCCTCGCCGACCGGCACCTCGAGGATGCGGCCGGTACACTTGACGCTATCGCCCTCGGTGATGCTCTTGTAGTCGCCCAGGATCACCGCGCCGACCGAGTCGCGCTCGAGATTGAGCGCGAGGCCGAAGATGCTGCCCGGGAACTCGAGCATCTCACCCTGCATGACGTCGGCGAGGCCGTGGATGCGCGCGATACCGTCGGTCAGGCTGACCACCGTGCCCTCGGTACGCGCCTCCGAGACAGCCTGGAATTGTTCGATGCGGCTCTTGATAAGCTCGCTGATTTCAGTCGGATTGAGTTGCATAGTCGTTTACCTTGGATAAACCTTCAATTCAGTGGCTCAGCGCGGTGCCCAGGCGCTCCAGCTTGCCGCGCACGGAACCGTCTATCACCAGGTCGCCGGCACGGATGATGGCGCCGCCCAGCAGGCTCGCATCGGTCTTGCAGGTCAGTTCGATCTCGCGACCGAGGCGTCGGCGCAGGCCCTCGATGATGCTGGCCTGCTGTGCATCGGTGGCAGGAAAGGCGGTGGTCAGTTCGGCCTGCACGCGGCCTTCGGCCTTGCTGCGCTCGATCTCGAACAGGGCGGCGATGTCCGGCAGCAGCGCCAGCCGGCGATTGTCGGCCAGCACGCGCACGAAGTTGGCGCAGCTGCCGTCCAGCCGGGCGCCGGCGATGTCGACGATCAGGTCGGCCAGCTGCGTTTCGGTCACGCGCGGATTCTCGATCAGCCGCTGCATGGTGGGATCTGCCGCTACCATGGACAGCAGCTCCAGCATCCCGGACCACTCCTTCAGGGCGCCCTGCTCGCGGGCATGCAGGAATGCGGCGTGCGCGTACGGGCGTGCGACGGTGAGGGTTTCGGCCATGGGTTATGCCTACAGTTCCGCCGCCAGTTTTTCGAGCAGTTCGGCATGGGTGCCCGCGTTGACCTCGCGCTCCAGCACCTTGCCGGCACCGGCCAGCGCGATGGAGACGACCTGCCCACGCAGGCTCTCCTTGACGCGGTTGACCTCCTGCTCGATCTCGGCCGCAGCAGCCGTCTTGATACGGTTGCCCTCGGCACGCGCGTCGTCCTTGGCCTCGTCGATGATCTCGGCGGCGCGCTTGTCGGCGCGGCTGATGATCTCGCCGGCCTGCGCCTTGGCGTCACGCAGGATCTCGCGCGCACGCTCCTCGGCGAGTTCCTTTTCGTGCTTGCCGCGCTCGGCCGCGGCCAGGCCATCGGCGATCTTCCTGCGGCGTTCCTCGAGCGCGTTCATGATCGGCGGCCAGACAAACCTCATGCAGAACCACACGAATACGATGAACGTGAGGGTCTGCCCGATCAGTGTCGCATTGAAATTCATGCTTGCACCTCAGTGTGGTAACGATATCTGCTGACGCCCTTACGACACCACGGCGAACATGACATACATGGCCAGACCGACCGCGATCATCGGCACCGCGTCGACCAGACCCATGACGATGAAAAACTGGGTGCGCAGCATCGGGATCAGTTCCGGCTGACGCGCGGCACCTTCCAGGAAACGGCCGCCGAGGATACCGATGCCGACCGCGGCGCCCAGCGCACCGAGGCCCATCATCAGGCCACCCGCGATATAGAGTAATGCGTTTTCCATGTTGCTCTCCTAGAGTTGGGTACTGTTGCAATACAAAATCAGTGGTGCTCCTGGTGCGCCATGTCCAGGTACACGATGGTCAGTGTCATGAAGATGAACGCCTGCAGGGTGATGATCAGGATGTGGAAGATGGCCCAGCCGAGCTGCAGCAGCCCGCCGAAACCGCCCAGCACGAAGCCGCCGCCGTACATCAGCGCGATCAGGATGAAGATCATCTCGCCGGCGTACATGTTGCCGAAGAGTCGCAGCGCCAGCGAGATCGGCTTGGAAATCAGCGTCACGCCTTCCAGCAGCAGGTTGATCGGGAACATCCATTTCGGGAACGGCTGGAACGCCAGCTCGCCGAAAAAGCCGCCGAAGCCCTTGACCTTGATGCTGTAATAGAGCACCAGCACGAACACCGACAGCGACAGGCCGAAAGTGACGTTGGGGTCGGTGGAAGGCACGATCTTGAGATGGCCCACACCCAGCAGCCCGGCCAGCCAAGGGACGTGATCCACGGCGAGCAGGTCCATCAGGTTCATCAGGAAGATCCACACGAACAGGGTCAGCGCGAGCGGCGCGACCAGCGGGTTGCGGCCGGAGAACGAGCCGCGCACGCTGTCGTCGATGAACTCGACGATCCATTCGACGAAGTTCTGCCAGCCGGCGGGTGTATCGACGCTGGCGCGTTTCGCCACCGTGCGGAACAGCCACAGGAACAGCACGCCGAGCCCGATGGAGAACAGCATGCTGTCGACGTTGATGGCCCAGAACCCCATCGCCGCGGCGTCCTGGCTGCTGTGCGCGAAACCCCAGTGCCCGGCATGTTCGTGCCCCGCGGGAAATTTGCCGAAGGTCAGGTTGGTCAGATGATGCTTGATGTACTCTGACGATGTCAGTGTTTCAGACGACATGGCTTGCAGATCTTCCCTTCATCCCCATGAACACGAGGGCCAGCTGGCCCGCCATAAATCCCGTCAGCACGGCCAGCGGATCCAGCCGCCAGTACCCGAGCCCGAGGGCGAACAACAACGCGATCGCCACGAACCGCTCCAGTGCGCTGCGGTAGAGCAGCCGCAGGCTTTCCCCTGCGCTCAGCGCACGGCCCGCATCCGCGCGCGCGCGGCGCCACTGCAGCAGCCCGGCATTGCACGCGGCCACCAGGCCGCCAAACCCGGCAGATCCCGCCTGGAATCCGCCGTACAGAAAGAAAAACAGTGTCGAGGTGATTGCGACCAGCCCGAGCTGCAGCGCCGCCAGGTTCCGGAGATCGCGCGCCAAGGCCACAATTACCAACCTTTATTCATATAGTTACGTGACACCAGCTGGCCGATCACGCGCGCCAGCAGGCTGGGCGGCGCACACGAGAGAAAAACCGGGCACGAGGCAGCCCGGGATTATAAGGATGGTCTATGGGAGGGGTCAATAAAACGAGTCCGGCGCGCATGGCGCGCAGGAACCTCGACTAGCGAATGTGCGCCAGAATCCCGTCGAGCTCGTCCAGGCTGTTGTAGCTGATCTCCAGCTTGCCCTTGCCGCCGCGTCCCGGGCGTATCGCCACGCTCGCGCCGAGCCGGTCCGACAGGTCCGTCTCCAGTTGCCGGATATCCGGATCCTTGCGCGCTGGCGGCGCCCTGACCGGGCGCGGTTGCTGATAGTGCTTGACCAGCCCCTCGGTGGCACGCACGCTCAGGCCGCGGGCGATGACCTGACGCGCCGCCTCGACCTGGAGGTGTCCGGCCAGCGCCAGCAATGCGCGCGCATGCCCCATCTCCAGCTCGCCGCGCTCGACCATGGCCTTGACCGCGTCGTCGAGGTCGAGCAGACGCAGCAGATTGGACACCGCGGCCCGCGAACGCCCCACCGCCTCGGCGGCCTGTTCATGGGTCAGCTCGAACTCGCGGATCAGCCGGCTGAGCGACTTGGCCTCCTCCATGGGATTGAGGTTTTCGCGCTGGATGTTCTCGATCAGCGCGATCGCGATCGCGGCACGATCCTCCACCTCGCGCACGATGGCCGGGATCTCGTGCAGCCCGGCCAGCTGCGCGGCGCGCCAGCGGCGCTCGCCCGCAATGATCTCGTAGGCATCGTCGTCGACCCTGCGCACCACGATCGGCTGCAGCACACCCTGGGCACTGATGGAATCGGCGAGTTCCTGCAGGGATTCCTTGTGCATGTCGATGCGCGGCTGGTACTTGCCGCGCCGGATGATGTCGACCGGCAGCTGGCACAGCGCACCGTCGACCGGCGCCGCCGGCATCGCTTGCGCAGCGGCGGCTGGAGCCGCCTGCGCCGGGGCCACCTGTACCGGCCAGGGTCCGGCGGCGGCCGGTGCCGGCGGCGCGGGTGTCTCCGGTGCCGGCGCGGCCGGACGCATGCCCGACCCCAGCAATGCATCCAGTCCCCGACCCAATCCGCGTTTTTTGACTGCCATGTGAGATTCCGCCGCTAATCTGTCTGTTGATATTCCGCCGTATCGGTATCCGCAGTGTCCGCGGTTTCCTCCAGCGCCTCGGGCAGCCCGTGTGCCGCGGCTATCGGCGCGTGCCGGCGCAGGTATTCGCCGGCCAGCGCCAGGTAGGCGATGGCCCCGCGCGAGCTCTTGTCGTAGCGCAGCACCGGCAGTCCGTGACTGGGCGCCTCGGCCAGGCGCACGTTGCGCGGGATGATGGTGCGATAGACCTTGTCGCCGAAATGCTGCTGCAGCTGCGTGGACACCTCCATCGCCAGATTGTTGCGCGCATCGAACATGGTACGCAGCAAACCCTCGATCGCGAGGTCGGGATTGACCGCCATGCGTACCTGCTCCACGGTGTCGAGCAGCGCGGACAAACCCTCGAGTGCATAGTACTCGCACTGGATCGGAATCAGCACACCGTGGGCGGCGGCCAGCGCGTTGACGGTAAGCATATTGAGCGACGGCGGACAATCGATCAGGATGATGTCGTAATCGGCCTGCACGTAGGCCAGCGCCGCGCGCAGGCGCCGTTCGCGGTCATCCCGCGCCATCAGTTCGACCTCGGCCGCGGTCAGGTCGGCATTGCCGGGGAGCATGTCGTAACCCGCCTGGTCGGCATGCACGATCGCGCTGCGGATATGGCTGTGCCCGAGCAGGACGTCGTAACCGGTGCGCATGACCTCGTGCTTGTCGATACCGCTGCCCATGGTCGCGTTGCCCTGGGCGTCCAGGTCGATGAGCAGCACGCGCCGGCCGGTTTCCGAGAGCGACGCGGCGAAATTCACGCTGGTCGTGGTCTTGCCCACACCGCCCTTCTGGTTGGTAACCGCGAGTATCCTGGCACTCATGAGGCGGACTCCCGGGAAGCGGCGCCCGCCTGCATGGTAACCACGTGGCGTTCGGCATCCAGCCCCGGCACCTTCAGTGCGTGCACATCCGCACTCACGCCGGCGGCAGTCAGGCATTCGATCTCCGTCATCGGGTAGACGCCCTTCATGGCCAGGATGAGACCGTCGGGTTTGCACAGGCGCGAGGCATGCCGGTGGTAATCGGGCAGATCGGAGAAGGCGCGGCAGATGGTGGTATCGAACAGCGCATCGGGCTGGTAGTCCTCGACACGCGCATTGGCCAGCGTGACGTTGTCCAGGTTGAGGATGCCCAGGGTCTGCTGCACGAAGCGCAGTTTCTTGCTGCTGCTGTCGAGCAGCACGAACTCGCGTTCGGGACAGGCGATGGCCAGCGGGATACCCGGCAGGCCCGCGCCTGTGCCGATATCCAGAATACGCTCGCCGCGCAGATGCTCGACCATCGACAGGCTGTCAAGGATATGGCGCGTGACGATATCGGTCGGCTTGCGCACCGAGGTGAGATTGTAGATGCGGTTCCAGTTCATCAGCTCGGTGACGTACTCCATCAGCAGCTCGTCACCGCCGAGGCGCTCTTCCAGGCCGAGCTCCAGGATACCGTCCTCCAGCAGTTCACCGGGATCAACGTAGCCGTTGTTTCTACCCTTGCGGTTGCGGTTGTACAGTCCGGTATACATAGCGTTTCGTGGTACCCCGATGAGTGCTACGCGCGCCTGCGTTCCAGTCCGCCCTTCTTGATGTGGACCAGCAAGAGCGCAATTGCCGCCGGCGTGATACCCGGGATGCGCGCGGCCTGGCCGATGGTCTGCGGCCGCACATCGAGCAGTTTTTCACACACCTCGCTGGACAGGCCGCGTACCGCATTGTAATCGAATTCCGCCGGCAATGTTTGTTCCAGGTGGCGACGCTGCCGGTCGATCTCGCCGGCCTGGCGCGCCAGGTAACCCGCATACTTCGCCTGGATTTCCACCTGCTCGGCCACTGCGGGGTCTGCCACCGGCGGCCCGAGCGCGGCGATGGCGGTGAGCGTGTGATAATCGAGTTCCGGACGGCGCAACAGCTCGGCAGCGAACTGCTCCCGTGCCAGCGGCCGCTCCAGCAGGCCGGCCACGACGCTGCCGGCCGGACTGTCGGGCCGTACCAGCACGGTAGCCAGGCGCTGCTGTTCCC includes:
- the atpD gene encoding F0F1 ATP synthase subunit beta; protein product: MSAGNIVEIIGAVVDVEFPRDAVPKVYDALKVSAADLTLEVQQQLGDGIVRTIAMGSTDGVRRGLEVLNTGEPIKVPVGTKTLGRIMDVLGNPVDEAGDIGAETSMPIHRPAPTFAEQAAALEILETGIKVIDLIMPIVKGGKVGLFGGAGVGKTVTLMELIRNIAVEHSGYSVFAGVGERTREGNDFYHEMKEGGVIDKVSLVYGQMNEPPGNRLRVALTGLTMAEYFRDEGRDVLMFIDNIYRYTLAGTEVSALLGRMPSAVGYQPTLAEEMGVLQERITSTKTGSITSFQAVYVPADDLTDPSPATTFAHLDATLVLSRQVAELGIYPAVDPLDSTSRILDPNVIGADHYDTARAVQGTLQRYKELKDIIAILGMDELSEQDKLVVTRARKIQRFLSQPFFVAETFTGTPGKYVSLKDTIAGFKGIVNGDYDALPEQAFYMVGGIEEAVEKAKKL
- the atpG gene encoding F0F1 ATP synthase subunit gamma: MAGAKEIRTKIASIKNTQKITKAMQMVAASKMRKAQDRMLATRPYAERIQRVISHVAQSHPEYHHPYLIERPVKRVGVIVISTDRGLCGGLNINLFKQAIVAMREWTAAGYGIDLTLIGSKANSFFKRMGGNIVSTATHLGDKPSIIELIGTVKVMLDAYEAGDIDRLYLVHNRFLNTMSQEPEVKQLIPVTGEEDEELKIHWDYIYEPDSQPVMDALMIRYIESLVYQGVVENVACEMAARMVAMKAATDNAGNLIDELQLIYNKARQAAITQEISEIVGGAAAV
- the atpA gene encoding F0F1 ATP synthase subunit alpha is translated as MQLNPTEISELIKSRIEQFQAVSEARTEGTVVSLTDGIARIHGLADVMQGEMLEFPGSIFGLALNLERDSVGAVILGDYKSITEGDSVKCTGRILEVPVGEALLGRVVDSLGNPIDGKGPIESSLTSPIEKIAPGVIARQSVDQPVQTGLKAIDSMVPIGRGQRELIIGDRQTGKTAVAIDAIINQKGTGIKCIYVAIGQKNSSIATVVRKLEEFGAMEHTIIVAAAAAESAAMQYIAPYSGCSMGEYFRDRGEDALIIYDDLTKQAWAYRQVSLLLRRPPGREAYPGDVFYLHSRLLERAARINAHEVEKRTNGEVKGRTGSLTALPIIETQAGDVSAFVPTNVISITDGQIFLESDLFNAGIRPAINAGLSVSRVGGAAQTKIIKKLGGGIRLALAQYRELAAFSQFASDLDEATRKQLERGQRVTELMKQKQYSPLTVAEMAVSLFAADQGYLDDVTLNKVVDFEHALHAYMRASQSALIDKINASGDYNDEIAAALKSAVEDFKATGTW
- a CDS encoding F0F1 ATP synthase subunit delta; translation: MAETLTVARPYAHAAFLHAREQGALKEWSGMLELLSMVAADPTMQRLIENPRVTETQLADLIVDIAGARLDGSCANFVRVLADNRRLALLPDIAALFEIERSKAEGRVQAELTTAFPATDAQQASIIEGLRRRLGREIELTCKTDASLLGGAIIRAGDLVIDGSVRGKLERLGTALSH
- a CDS encoding F0F1 ATP synthase subunit B, whose amino-acid sequence is MNFNATLIGQTLTFIVFVWFCMRFVWPPIMNALEERRRKIADGLAAAERGKHEKELAEERAREILRDAKAQAGEIISRADKRAAEIIDEAKDDARAEGNRIKTAAAAEIEQEVNRVKESLRGQVVSIALAGAGKVLEREVNAGTHAELLEKLAAEL
- the atpE gene encoding F0F1 ATP synthase subunit C produces the protein MENALLYIAGGLMMGLGALGAAVGIGILGGRFLEGAARQPELIPMLRTQFFIVMGLVDAVPMIAVGLAMYVMFAVVS
- the atpB gene encoding F0F1 ATP synthase subunit A, whose protein sequence is MSSETLTSSEYIKHHLTNLTFGKFPAGHEHAGHWGFAHSSQDAAAMGFWAINVDSMLFSIGLGVLFLWLFRTVAKRASVDTPAGWQNFVEWIVEFIDDSVRGSFSGRNPLVAPLALTLFVWIFLMNLMDLLAVDHVPWLAGLLGVGHLKIVPSTDPNVTFGLSLSVFVLVLYYSIKVKGFGGFFGELAFQPFPKWMFPINLLLEGVTLISKPISLALRLFGNMYAGEMIFILIALMYGGGFVLGGFGGLLQLGWAIFHILIITLQAFIFMTLTIVYLDMAHQEHH
- a CDS encoding ATP synthase subunit I — encoded protein: MALARDLRNLAALQLGLVAITSTLFFFLYGGFQAGSAGFGGLVAACNAGLLQWRRARADAGRALSAGESLRLLYRSALERFVAIALLFALGLGYWRLDPLAVLTGFMAGQLALVFMGMKGRSASHVV
- a CDS encoding ParB/RepB/Spo0J family partition protein, coding for MAVKKRGLGRGLDALLGSGMRPAAPAPETPAPPAPAAAGPWPVQVAPAQAAPAAAAQAMPAAPVDGALCQLPVDIIRRGKYQPRIDMHKESLQELADSISAQGVLQPIVVRRVDDDAYEIIAGERRWRAAQLAGLHEIPAIVREVEDRAAIAIALIENIQRENLNPMEEAKSLSRLIREFELTHEQAAEAVGRSRAAVSNLLRLLDLDDAVKAMVERGELEMGHARALLALAGHLQVEAARQVIARGLSVRATEGLVKHYQQPRPVRAPPARKDPDIRQLETDLSDRLGASVAIRPGRGGKGKLEISYNSLDELDGILAHIR
- a CDS encoding AAA family ATPase, which produces MSARILAVTNQKGGVGKTTTSVNFAASLSETGRRVLLIDLDAQGNATMGSGIDKHEVMRTGYDVLLGHSHIRSAIVHADQAGYDMLPGNADLTAAEVELMARDDRERRLRAALAYVQADYDIILIDCPPSLNMLTVNALAAAHGVLIPIQCEYYALEGLSALLDTVEQVRMAVNPDLAIEGLLRTMFDARNNLAMEVSTQLQQHFGDKVYRTIIPRNVRLAEAPSHGLPVLRYDKSSRGAIAYLALAGEYLRRHAPIAAAHGLPEALEETADTADTDTAEYQQTD
- the rsmG gene encoding 16S rRNA (guanine(527)-N(7))-methyltransferase RsmG, whose product is MYTGLYNRNRKGRNNGYVDPGELLEDGILELGLEERLGGDELLMEYVTELMNWNRIYNLTSVRKPTDIVTRHILDSLSMVEHLRGERILDIGTGAGLPGIPLAIACPEREFVLLDSSSKKLRFVQQTLGILNLDNVTLANARVEDYQPDALFDTTICRAFSDLPDYHRHASRLCKPDGLILAMKGVYPMTEIECLTAAGVSADVHALKVPGLDAERHVVTMQAGAASRESAS